In Methylobacterium aquaticum, the following are encoded in one genomic region:
- a CDS encoding dihydroxyacetone kinase subunit DhaK — protein MAHFINDRAALVMEAVDGLVAGSGGRLARLDGDPAIRVVLRADWPADRVAVVSGGGSGHEPAHAGFVGPGLLTAAVCGDVFASPSVDAVLAGILAVTGPAGCLVIIKNYAGDRLNFGLAAERARALGLAVETVTVADDVAIPGAAQPRGIAGTLLVHKVAGHAAQTGRPLAEVAAAARAAAAAVRSLGLAVSGCTMPGGTAESRLAPGQAELGLGIHGEPGIERIALPPAADLARLMTERLGEAVPGDGPLALLVNDLGGTTALEMQVLTGAVLATPLGRRVRLLLGPAAAMTALDMHGVSLSVMPLDAATDTALTAATEVPAWPRAVPVAPPALRPLPDRLAQADSGAFPSHDPAVAGAITAVCRALIGAEADLNALDARVGDGDTGTTFAAAARAVIADLDRLPQADPAALCRALSDRLARVAGGSSGVLMSIFFAAAGSGLADGLGWPEALTRGADRLQAHGGAKPGDRTLLDALVPALAALPAGGVTAAAQAAEAGAAATARMTRAGTGRSSYLAAADLDGVEDPGAVAVARAFEALAVAGAGG, from the coding sequence ATGGCCCATTTCATCAACGACCGCGCCGCCCTTGTCATGGAGGCGGTGGACGGTCTCGTCGCGGGCAGCGGCGGCCGGCTCGCCCGCCTCGACGGCGACCCGGCGATCCGGGTCGTGCTGCGGGCCGACTGGCCGGCCGACCGCGTCGCGGTCGTCTCAGGCGGCGGCTCGGGCCACGAGCCGGCCCATGCGGGCTTCGTCGGGCCCGGCCTCCTCACCGCGGCGGTGTGCGGCGACGTCTTCGCCTCGCCCTCCGTCGACGCGGTGCTGGCCGGGATCCTGGCGGTGACCGGGCCGGCGGGCTGCCTCGTCATCATCAAGAACTATGCCGGCGACCGGCTGAATTTCGGGCTCGCCGCCGAGCGCGCCCGGGCGCTGGGCCTCGCGGTCGAGACCGTCACGGTCGCCGACGACGTGGCGATCCCGGGCGCCGCCCAACCGCGGGGCATCGCCGGCACGCTCCTGGTCCACAAGGTGGCGGGCCATGCCGCGCAAACCGGGCGTCCGCTCGCCGAGGTCGCGGCGGCCGCCCGCGCCGCCGCCGCGGCGGTCAGGTCCCTCGGCCTCGCGGTCTCGGGCTGCACGATGCCGGGTGGGACGGCGGAATCCCGCCTCGCGCCGGGCCAGGCCGAACTCGGTCTCGGCATCCACGGCGAGCCCGGCATCGAGCGCATCGCCCTGCCGCCGGCCGCCGACCTCGCCCGCCTGATGACGGAGCGCCTCGGGGAAGCCGTCCCGGGCGACGGGCCGCTCGCCCTCCTGGTCAACGATCTCGGCGGCACCACGGCCCTGGAGATGCAGGTGCTGACGGGCGCGGTGCTGGCGACGCCGCTGGGCCGCCGGGTGCGCCTGCTCCTCGGGCCGGCCGCCGCGATGACGGCCCTCGACATGCACGGCGTCTCGCTCTCGGTCATGCCCCTCGACGCCGCGACGGACACCGCGCTGACAGCCGCGACCGAGGTCCCGGCCTGGCCGCGGGCGGTGCCGGTGGCGCCGCCGGCGCTCCGCCCCCTGCCCGATCGTCTCGCGCAGGCGGATTCGGGTGCCTTCCCCTCGCACGATCCCGCCGTGGCAGGGGCGATCACGGCGGTCTGCCGCGCCCTGATCGGGGCGGAGGCGGATCTCAACGCCCTCGATGCGCGGGTCGGGGACGGCGACACCGGCACCACCTTCGCGGCGGCGGCCCGGGCGGTGATCGCCGATCTCGACCGGCTGCCCCAGGCCGATCCCGCCGCCCTGTGCCGCGCCCTTTCCGACCGCCTCGCCCGGGTGGCCGGCGGATCGAGCGGGGTGCTGATGTCGATCTTCTTTGCTGCCGCCGGTTCCGGCCTCGCCGACGGGCTGGGCTGGCCGGAGGCCCTGACGCGGGGAGCGGACCGGCTCCAGGCCCATGGCGGGGCGAAACCCGGGGACCGCACCCTGCTCGATGCCCTGGTGCCGGCCCTCGCGGCCCTGCCCGCGGGCGGCGTGACGGCGGCGGCGCAGGCCGCGGAAGCGGGAGCCGCCGCCACCGCCCGGATGACCCGGGCCGGCACCGGCCGGTCGAGCTACCTCGCCGCCGCCGATCTCGACGGGGTCGAGGATCCGGGCGCGGTCGCGGTGGCCCGTGCCTTCGAGGCCCTGGCCGTCGCGGGTGCGGGCGGGTGA
- a CDS encoding hybrid sensor histidine kinase/response regulator — translation MSDPLPFLAGGGRAAAMIRARDWSRHPLGLPETWPEALRTALSLVLNSPESMILAWGPDLHFFFNETYFPLLGPRLDWAMGERFDRVWADGWEQAKPIIADAFAGRSRRFVDLPWTLDTDRGEAETWWTFSYSRVLDGEGRVAGLFILTNETTAQVTATRRLRESEAIARENIERVQLALAAGAIIGTWLWDLPNDRFTVDEAFARSFGLDPHLGREGLSLEQVIETVHPDDRAGVVAAIDAVVIRGGAFAHQYRTRRADGQYYWLEANGRVDHAPDGTPLSFPGVLIDVNERRAVEAERDRATTMLRALTETLEQRVAARSAELMRAEEALRQSQKMEAVGQLTGGLAHDFNNLLAGISGALELMQTRIGQGRLGEVDRYMAAAQGAARRAAALTHRLLAFSRRQTLDPRPTDVNQLVAGMEELIRRSVGPEIEIAVDGAPDLWTVLVDPPQLENALLNLCLNARDAMPDGGRIAIGTANLHLDAAAAGPHGIPPGDYLSLCVTDTGTGMSPEVIARVFEPFFTTKPIGQGTGLGLSMIYGFTQQSGGQVRIESEPGRGTRVCLVLPRHHGTAEAQGPQAAPAEAPRAERGETVLVVDDEPTVRMLVTEVLGDLGYRAIEAADGAAGLAVLQSGARIDLVVTDVGLPGGMNGRQMADAARVRRPGLKVLFITGYAESAALGTGRLEPGMQVLTKPFGVEALGLRIREMLALP, via the coding sequence ATGAGTGATCCCCTCCCGTTCCTGGCCGGCGGCGGCCGCGCGGCCGCGATGATCCGCGCGCGCGACTGGTCGCGCCATCCGCTCGGGCTACCCGAGACCTGGCCCGAGGCCCTGCGCACGGCGCTGTCCCTGGTGCTGAACTCGCCCGAGAGCATGATCCTGGCCTGGGGGCCGGACCTGCACTTCTTCTTCAACGAGACGTATTTCCCGCTGCTCGGCCCCCGGCTCGACTGGGCGATGGGCGAGCGCTTCGACCGGGTCTGGGCCGATGGCTGGGAGCAGGCCAAGCCGATCATCGCGGACGCCTTCGCCGGGCGCAGCCGGCGCTTCGTCGACCTGCCGTGGACGCTCGACACCGACCGGGGCGAGGCCGAGACCTGGTGGACCTTCTCCTATTCTCGGGTCCTCGACGGCGAGGGCCGCGTCGCCGGCCTGTTCATCCTCACCAACGAGACCACCGCCCAGGTGACCGCGACCCGGCGCCTGCGCGAGAGCGAGGCGATCGCCCGGGAGAACATCGAGCGGGTCCAGCTGGCGCTGGCGGCCGGCGCGATCATCGGCACCTGGCTCTGGGACCTGCCGAACGACCGCTTCACCGTCGACGAGGCCTTCGCCCGCAGCTTCGGCCTCGATCCGCATCTGGGCCGCGAGGGATTGAGCCTGGAGCAGGTGATCGAGACCGTGCATCCGGACGACCGGGCCGGTGTGGTGGCGGCGATCGACGCGGTGGTGATCCGCGGCGGCGCCTTCGCCCACCAGTACCGGACCCGGCGCGCCGACGGGCAGTATTACTGGCTCGAGGCGAACGGACGGGTCGACCACGCCCCGGACGGCACGCCGCTGAGCTTTCCCGGCGTCCTCATCGACGTGAACGAGCGCCGCGCCGTCGAGGCGGAGCGCGACCGCGCCACCACGATGCTGCGGGCGCTCACCGAGACCCTGGAGCAGCGGGTCGCCGCGCGCAGCGCCGAGCTGATGCGGGCCGAGGAGGCTTTGCGCCAGTCGCAGAAGATGGAGGCGGTGGGCCAGCTCACCGGGGGTCTGGCCCACGACTTCAACAACCTGCTCGCCGGCATCTCGGGCGCGCTCGAACTGATGCAGACCCGCATCGGCCAGGGCCGGCTCGGCGAGGTCGACCGCTACATGGCGGCGGCGCAAGGGGCCGCGAGGCGCGCCGCGGCGCTGACCCACCGGCTGCTCGCCTTCTCGCGCCGCCAGACGCTCGATCCCCGCCCGACCGACGTCAACCAGCTCGTGGCCGGCATGGAGGAGCTGATCAGGCGCAGTGTCGGCCCGGAAATCGAGATCGCGGTCGACGGCGCCCCGGACCTGTGGACCGTGCTGGTCGATCCGCCGCAGCTCGAGAACGCCCTCCTCAACCTCTGCCTCAACGCCCGCGACGCGATGCCGGATGGCGGCCGCATCGCGATCGGGACCGCGAACCTCCACCTCGACGCGGCGGCGGCCGGCCCGCACGGCATCCCGCCCGGCGACTACCTGTCGCTTTGCGTGACCGATACCGGGACCGGGATGAGCCCGGAGGTGATCGCCCGGGTGTTCGAGCCGTTCTTCACCACGAAGCCGATCGGCCAGGGCACGGGCCTCGGCCTGTCGATGATCTACGGCTTCACCCAGCAATCCGGCGGCCAGGTGCGGATCGAGTCGGAGCCCGGCCGCGGCACCCGGGTCTGCCTCGTCCTGCCGCGCCACCACGGCACCGCCGAGGCGCAAGGCCCGCAGGCGGCCCCAGCGGAAGCGCCCCGGGCCGAGCGGGGCGAGACGGTGCTGGTGGTCGACGACGAGCCGACCGTGCGGATGCTGGTGACCGAGGTGCTGGGGGATCTCGGCTACAGGGCGATCGAGGCGGCCGACGGCGCGGCCGGCCTCGCGGTGCTGCAATCGGGCGCGCGCATCGATCTCGTCGTCACCGATGTCGGCCTGCCCGGCGGCATGAACGGGCGCCAGATGGCCGATGCGGCCCGGGTGCGGCGGCCGGGCCTGAAGGTGCTGTTCATCACCGGCTATGCCGAGAGCGCGGCGCTCGGCACCGGCCGGCTCGAGCCCGGCATGCAGGTGCTGACCAAGCCCTTCGGGGTCGAGGCCCTGGGCTTGCGCATCCGCGAGATGCTCGCCCTCCCATGA